The genomic region TCTGCGCCGTCTCCAGTGGCGTGGGCAGCACCAGCGGCCCATACCAGGCAGCCAGCGCCTCCCACAGCGCCATGCCCAGCAGCAGGCTGGCAATGGCGCCCCAGCCGCTCCAGAGATAGCCGGGCAGGGCGCCCAGCCAGGCACGCAACAGTTTCATGAATGTGTCTCTCCCAGAGAGGGGCATTGTCGCACTGCCGGCAACGGTGCCCCCTTCACCGATATCAAGTCGACCGGCACGGGCCCCTCCCGGCCACGGCGGGCACAGCACGCGGGATGTCACGGAACGCAGGAGGTGGAGGCCACGCCACAACCCGCCCTTCCGTCCCGGTCGCCATGATGGACATCGTTGCTGCTGTGCAACATCCGAACCGGCTCAGCATTCCACACTGCCAACCCGGTTACCAAGCATGCCGTTATCATCGCGCAACAAGTGAAGTCTTATCATTTGCATTCTGATACTTCCGACGGATTCCCCGGATCCCACTTCGGCATCGGTGCATCAATGGGTGGGATGCACCGGGCGAGGGACGCTCGGCGGGATCCATGACCTCCATTTCCCAGATTCCCAAGATTCCCGAGAGGAAACGATGAGCAAACAGAGACAGAGACGCCGTACCCGTCGGCAGCTGCAATGGCTGGCCGCTTCGATGATGCCACTGGCCGTGCCCGCTGCCGCACTGGCCCAGAGCGCCGAAGCCACCCTGCCCGAAGTGGAAGTGCTGGGCACGGCCGAGCAGGCCTGGAAGCAGGCGCCTGGCGTCTCGGTCGTCACGCGGGACGACCTGGCCACCCAACCCACCAATGACCTGAGCGAAGTGCTGCGCAAGCAGCCCGGCGTCAACCTCACCGGCAACTCCACCAGCGGCCAGCGCGGCAACAACCGCCAGATCGACCTGCGTGGCATGGGCCCCGAGAACACGCTGATCCTCATCGACGGCAAGCCGGTCAACAGCCGCAAGTCGGTGCGCTACGGCTGGCGGGGCGAGCGTGACACCCGGGGCGACATGAACTGGGTGCCGGCCGAATCCATCGACCACATCGAAGTGCTGCGTGGCCCGGCAGCGGCCCGCTACGGCAACGGTGCGGCCGGCGGCGTGGTCAACATCATCACCAAGGGCACGCCCGACAAGCTCAGCGGCAGCGCCACCCTGCACTACAGCCACCCGCAGCACAAGGAAGAGGGCGGTTCACGCCGCGCCAGCTTCAGCCTGGGCGCCCCCCTGTCCGAGATGCTGGGTTTCCGGCTGACCGGCAACATCGCCAAGACCGAGTCGGACGCCTGGGACATCAACCGCAACCATGCCTCCACCCGGACCGGCACCTTTGCCGGCACCTTCCCGGCCGGCCGCGAGGGCGTGCGCAACCGTGACCTGGATGCCCGGCTGAGCCTCAAGGCCAACGCGCAGCATCGTGTGGACCTGGACGCCAGCTTCAGTCGCCAGGGCAACATCTACACGGGCGACACGCAGAACACCAACAACTACACCACGCTGCCCAATGGCCAGCTGGCCCCCACCTCGCGTCGCGTGCAGGAAGCGCTGGGCAACGAGACCAACCGGATCTACCGCAGCAACTATGCGCTGACGCACACTGGCCGGTATGAAGGCGGTGCCTCGTCCTCGGCCTACGTGCAGCACGAGATCACCCGCAACGAGCGGATGGACGAGGGCCTGGCCGGCGGTACCGAAGGGCTGTTCTCGACCGGAAACTTCAGCACCGCCCACCTCAAGAGCACCACCCTGCACGGCGAATACAACCAGCCGGGCAAGTGGGGCAGCCTTGACCACGTGATCACGCTGGGTCTGGAGGGCGTGCACCAGAGCTTCAACGACCCGAACTCGGTGTCGCAGGCCACGACCGAAGGCGGGACCATTGCCGGACTGGCCAGCACGGGCCGCAGCAGCAAGATCAGCGCCAAGATCTATTCGGTCTTCGTCGAGGACAACATCGAGCTCACGCCCGAGACCATCCTGACGCCGGGCGTGCGCTTCGACCACCACAGCAAGGCCGGCAACAACTGGAGCCCCTCGCTGAACCTGTCGCACAACCTCACGCGCGAAATCACCCTGAAAGCCGGCGTGGCCCGGGCCTACAAGGCGCCCAACCTGTATCAGCTCAACCCCAACTACCTGCTGTACAGCCGCGGCATCGGCTGCTGGGGCGGCGGTGGCTCCTGCTACCTGATGGGCAACAGCAACCTCAAGGCCGAGACCAGCATCAACAAGGAACTGGGCATCGAGCTGGCCAACGACACCCTCGTGGCCGGCCTGACCTACTTCCACAACGACTACCGCGACAAGATCGAGGCAGGCCACTCCGTCATCGGCAAGGCAACCGGCGGCACCGGCCGTACCGCCAACGCCAGCATCTTCCAGTGGGACAATGTGCCCAAGGCGCTGGTCACGGGTCTGGAAGGCACGTTCAACTACAACTTCACGCCGCGGGTTGCCTGGACCAACAACCTCACCTACATGATCAAGAGCGAGAACAAGTCCACGGGCGAGCAGCTCTCGATCATTCCGAAGTACACGGTGAACTCGCGCCTGGAATGGAAGGTCACCGACGAGGCCAGCGTCTTCGGCACCGCCACCTTCTACGGCCGGCAAAAGGCCAACAAGCTGGACTACCAGGGGCTGCCCGTGCAGGGTGAGGAAGCTCAGGGCCTGTCGCCCTACGCGCTGGTGGGCCTGGGCGGCAACTACGCCGTCAGCCGCAACCTGAAAGTGGGCCTGGGTGTGGACAACATCTTTGACAAGCGCCTGTTCCGTCGCGGCAATGCCATCGGCGTGAACAACCCGCGCACCATCTACGGTGCCGGCGCAGCCACCTACAACGAACCCGGCCGCACGTTCTACGTGACGCTGACGGGAACGCTGTGATGGCCTGAACCCACACCGTCGCAGGATCATGCCCCGGGTCACATGGCTCGGGGCATCGAGAGCCCGGGATCTTCCCGGGCTTTTTCATTTCAGGACAGACAATCAGCCCGCAAAGTAGAACCCGTCGTCGGGCAGCTTGCCGCCCACCAGACCGGGCTGCATTTCCAGCAGCTGCTGGTAGAAGAACTCCAGCTCGGGCCGTGCCTTGCTGGCCACCACCATGTCGGATTTGTCGGCACGGATGGCATCGGCGACGCCCTCCGGGGTCAGCATCTCGATGCGTCGGGCCACGATCTGGCCGCACTCGTCCGGGTTGGCCTCG from Lautropia mirabilis harbors:
- a CDS encoding TonB-dependent siderophore receptor, which produces MSKQRQRRRTRRQLQWLAASMMPLAVPAAALAQSAEATLPEVEVLGTAEQAWKQAPGVSVVTRDDLATQPTNDLSEVLRKQPGVNLTGNSTSGQRGNNRQIDLRGMGPENTLILIDGKPVNSRKSVRYGWRGERDTRGDMNWVPAESIDHIEVLRGPAAARYGNGAAGGVVNIITKGTPDKLSGSATLHYSHPQHKEEGGSRRASFSLGAPLSEMLGFRLTGNIAKTESDAWDINRNHASTRTGTFAGTFPAGREGVRNRDLDARLSLKANAQHRVDLDASFSRQGNIYTGDTQNTNNYTTLPNGQLAPTSRRVQEALGNETNRIYRSNYALTHTGRYEGGASSSAYVQHEITRNERMDEGLAGGTEGLFSTGNFSTAHLKSTTLHGEYNQPGKWGSLDHVITLGLEGVHQSFNDPNSVSQATTEGGTIAGLASTGRSSKISAKIYSVFVEDNIELTPETILTPGVRFDHHSKAGNNWSPSLNLSHNLTREITLKAGVARAYKAPNLYQLNPNYLLYSRGIGCWGGGGSCYLMGNSNLKAETSINKELGIELANDTLVAGLTYFHNDYRDKIEAGHSVIGKATGGTGRTANASIFQWDNVPKALVTGLEGTFNYNFTPRVAWTNNLTYMIKSENKSTGEQLSIIPKYTVNSRLEWKVTDEASVFGTATFYGRQKANKLDYQGLPVQGEEAQGLSPYALVGLGGNYAVSRNLKVGLGVDNIFDKRLFRRGNAIGVNNPRTIYGAGAATYNEPGRTFYVTLTGTL